Proteins found in one Paenibacillus borealis genomic segment:
- a CDS encoding ABC transporter permease, with protein sequence MKAITTTVKPELKKPGSRFWAKFRQQKYLYMMAVPFVLWAFVFSYLPLWGWMMAFQKYKPGKSFFEQKWVGLQYFRELFQDEQFFNALRNTLAMSVMGLLAGFIIPIIFAILLNEVRLQVLKRFVQTVSYLPHFVSWVVAAGIITKMLSTDNGAVNDLLLSLHIISEPIQFMAKGNLFWGIVTASDVWKETGWNTIIYLAAISGIGPELYEAARVDGASRLQQVRNITLPGIRATIVILLIISIGHLISIGFEKQFLLGNNLVRDYSQTLDLYALNYGLGMGRFSFGTAINIFNSVVSVILLFTANGIFKKITKESII encoded by the coding sequence TTCCGGCAGCAGAAATATCTATATATGATGGCGGTTCCCTTTGTCCTGTGGGCCTTCGTCTTCAGCTATCTGCCGTTATGGGGATGGATGATGGCCTTCCAGAAATATAAGCCGGGCAAATCTTTTTTTGAGCAGAAGTGGGTCGGCCTGCAGTATTTCAGGGAGCTCTTCCAGGATGAGCAATTCTTCAATGCCCTGCGCAACACCCTGGCAATGAGCGTCATGGGACTATTAGCCGGATTCATCATTCCTATCATCTTCGCCATCCTCCTGAATGAGGTAAGGCTGCAGGTGCTGAAACGTTTTGTCCAGACGGTGTCTTATCTGCCGCACTTTGTGTCCTGGGTGGTAGCCGCCGGGATCATTACCAAGATGCTCTCCACCGACAACGGCGCAGTCAATGACCTGCTGCTGAGCCTCCATATCATTAGCGAGCCGATTCAATTCATGGCCAAAGGCAATCTGTTCTGGGGGATCGTAACCGCATCGGATGTGTGGAAGGAAACGGGCTGGAACACGATCATCTATCTCGCCGCGATCTCGGGTATTGGACCGGAGCTGTATGAAGCAGCCAGGGTGGACGGCGCAAGCCGGCTGCAGCAGGTGCGGAACATTACACTGCCGGGCATCCGGGCGACGATCGTTATCCTGCTGATCATTTCCATCGGCCATCTCATCAGCATCGGGTTCGAGAAGCAATTCCTGCTCGGCAACAATCTGGTACGCGACTATTCGCAGACACTGGATCTGTATGCACTGAACTACGGGCTCGGCATGGGACGCTTCTCCTTCGGGACGGCCATCAATATTTTCAACTCGGTGGTCAGTGTGATTCTGCTCTTTACGGCCAATGGCATCTTCAAAAAAATAACCAAGGAAAGCATCATTTAG
- a CDS encoding carbohydrate ABC transporter permease has protein sequence MLIKKLAAASWSDRIFDLVVYAAITVVTIATLYPFLNVLAISFNDSTDSIKGGITVYPRMFTFKNYETIFAFSGLITGFKISVLRTLIGTLLGLISASMLAFTLSRSDFQGRKFVSTFLALTMYVSGGLIPFYILIKNLHMMGTFSVYVLPGLVSAFNVFVIRSFIDGLPYALQESAKLDGANDFTIYWRVILPLTKPALATIALFLAVGQWNAWIDTYLYNGSNDALTTLQFELMKVIQSTTTNADNFRGRNMVEVMAQISPESVKMAITIVVTVPILIVYPFLQRYFVKGMTLGSVKS, from the coding sequence ATGCTGATCAAAAAACTGGCCGCCGCGTCTTGGTCGGACCGCATCTTCGATTTGGTAGTCTATGCTGCGATTACTGTGGTGACCATTGCCACACTGTACCCTTTTCTCAATGTGCTGGCGATTTCATTCAATGACTCTACCGATAGCATCAAGGGCGGGATTACGGTCTACCCCCGGATGTTCACCTTCAAGAATTACGAGACGATCTTCGCCTTCTCCGGACTCATTACCGGATTCAAGATTTCTGTTCTGCGTACCCTCATCGGCACCCTTCTCGGACTGATCAGCGCCTCGATGCTGGCTTTCACCTTAAGCCGTTCGGACTTTCAGGGCCGCAAGTTCGTCTCCACCTTTCTGGCGCTGACGATGTACGTATCCGGCGGACTGATTCCCTTCTACATTCTGATCAAGAATCTGCATATGATGGGCACCTTCAGCGTGTATGTCCTGCCCGGCCTGGTCAGTGCATTTAATGTGTTCGTCATCCGCTCCTTCATCGACGGTCTGCCTTACGCCCTGCAGGAATCTGCCAAGCTGGACGGAGCCAATGACTTCACCATCTACTGGCGGGTGATTCTGCCGCTGACCAAGCCTGCGCTGGCGACCATCGCCCTGTTCCTGGCGGTTGGCCAGTGGAATGCCTGGATTGACACCTACCTGTATAACGGCTCGAATGACGCACTGACGACACTGCAGTTTGAGCTGATGAAGGTCATTCAGAGCACCACCACCAATGCGGATAACTTCCGCGGCCGGAATATGGTCGAAGTGATGGCACAGATCTCCCCGGAATCGGTCAAAATGGCAATCACCATTGTCGTCACCGTCCCTATTCTGATCGTCTATCCGTTCCTGCAGCGTTACTTCGTCAAAGGCATGACGCTGGGTTCGGTCAAAAGCTAG
- a CDS encoding ABC transporter substrate-binding protein, giving the protein MTRKTAKPYVLLMVLTLLLSVLAGCGGGNNNKNTAENTGGTKAANSANAAATAEATAEAEDLSPLTLSFFAEDPNPNWNNMKDEVSTVLTEKTGVTLDAEFAVGDPQQKIALIAAGGEYPDIISAKADIGKLVDAGAVIDLTELIDKYAPNIKRVLGDNLARAKYTNEDQSIYAIPTWAAVNEKKFVAGGGFELQHRVLKEAGYPEIKTVQDYENVIKAYLEKHPTDENGNKNIGVSLNADDWHMYISVTNPAVATTGGSDDGEYFVDQTTHEAIYHFRRPEEKEYFRWLNHMNDIGLLDKESFVQKYDQYKAKVATGRVLGLIDQDWDYNDAQQALKTAGKFDQTYGHYPVTLTSEYKETSFWPTGFMGGYGISISTTNPDPVRTIKFLDYLASDEGQILNNWGIEGKHYVVENGKRVVPAEVQDRINNDNTAFTKETGIGFYWNMMVHYGDGAKDSTGNYYTKNFPEQLVLGYSDVEKETLAAYNATTWKDLFPKEEEFTEKAYGAAWNIALPGEDEVSILGNKMRDITWKRIPQAILAKPAEFDKIWDDYMADLEKAGVKKMEAGYTKYVQDRVELWSSK; this is encoded by the coding sequence ATGACAAGAAAGACAGCGAAACCGTATGTTCTGCTGATGGTCTTGACCTTGCTGCTCAGTGTGCTGGCCGGCTGCGGCGGAGGCAATAACAACAAGAATACGGCCGAGAATACCGGCGGCACCAAAGCCGCTAATAGCGCAAATGCGGCCGCCACGGCAGAAGCTACGGCAGAAGCCGAAGATTTAAGCCCACTGACGCTTTCCTTCTTCGCGGAAGACCCCAATCCGAACTGGAACAATATGAAGGATGAGGTCAGTACCGTTCTTACAGAGAAAACAGGCGTCACTCTCGATGCCGAGTTCGCCGTTGGCGATCCGCAGCAGAAGATCGCGCTGATTGCCGCCGGCGGTGAATATCCCGACATCATCTCCGCCAAAGCCGATATCGGCAAGCTGGTGGATGCCGGCGCTGTCATTGACCTGACCGAACTGATCGACAAATACGCGCCCAATATCAAGCGGGTGCTTGGAGACAATCTGGCCCGGGCCAAATACACGAACGAAGACCAGTCCATCTATGCCATCCCTACCTGGGCAGCTGTGAATGAGAAGAAGTTCGTCGCCGGCGGAGGCTTCGAGCTGCAGCACAGAGTGCTGAAGGAAGCCGGATATCCGGAGATCAAGACGGTCCAGGATTATGAGAATGTAATCAAGGCCTATCTGGAGAAACATCCAACCGATGAGAACGGCAACAAGAATATCGGCGTATCGCTGAACGCAGATGACTGGCATATGTACATTTCCGTAACCAATCCTGCAGTGGCGACTACCGGCGGTTCCGATGACGGGGAATATTTCGTCGATCAGACGACTCATGAAGCGATCTACCACTTCCGCCGTCCGGAAGAGAAGGAATACTTCCGCTGGCTGAACCATATGAATGACATCGGCCTGCTGGACAAAGAAAGCTTCGTGCAGAAATACGACCAGTATAAAGCCAAAGTGGCCACCGGACGTGTGCTTGGCCTGATTGACCAGGATTGGGACTACAATGACGCGCAGCAGGCTCTGAAGACGGCCGGTAAATTCGATCAAACCTACGGCCATTATCCTGTGACCTTAACCAGTGAATACAAAGAAACCAGCTTCTGGCCTACAGGCTTCATGGGCGGCTACGGAATCTCAATCTCGACCACGAACCCTGACCCGGTCCGGACGATTAAGTTCCTGGATTACCTGGCTTCCGACGAAGGGCAGATCCTGAACAACTGGGGCATTGAAGGCAAACATTATGTCGTAGAAAACGGCAAACGCGTCGTCCCTGCCGAAGTGCAGGACCGCATTAACAATGATAACACGGCCTTCACGAAGGAGACCGGCATCGGCTTCTACTGGAATATGATGGTCCACTACGGCGACGGGGCCAAGGATTCTACCGGCAACTATTACACCAAGAACTTCCCTGAGCAGCTGGTACTCGGTTACAGCGATGTCGAGAAAGAAACGCTGGCGGCTTACAATGCCACTACCTGGAAGGATCTGTTCCCTAAAGAAGAGGAGTTTACTGAGAAAGCGTACGGGGCAGCCTGGAATATTGCCCTCCCCGGCGAGGATGAAGTCTCCATTCTGGGCAATAAAATGAGAGATATTACGTGGAAACGCATCCCGCAGGCGATTCTGGCCAAACCGGCTGAATTCGATAAAATCTGGGATGACTACATGGCCGATCTTGAAAAAGCCGGCGTTAAGAAAATGGAAGCCGGCTACACCAAATATGTGCAGGACCGCGTGGAGCTGTGGAGTTCCAAATAG
- a CDS encoding helix-turn-helix domain-containing protein, with amino-acid sequence MTTKLTIGDKVKQMRKAKGLTQTDLAGEHMTKSMLSQIENGRALPSMNTLQFLAGRLGTDAGYFLEGEHEAELGPLVRKIEQQYKAKQYKEIVAEIQPLMKDTLPMAVDAARLMEFYVGSCYHTGTEGGEEGIERAVEIYERFGLFVERAKIQYLAYALLFAKSRYQDGLELIRRVRKEYVSNKVGNDFLFEIDLYYAESVTLSALADYSGSREAALAALKLSHEEGVYSLSDHLYRLLSHLALLHNDLEQAEAYLSKAKLFAQFTEAAESLELVHLGEIRLALAKQSYGEVLVLAEHYPAKDSQFMPFVHMMMGIAHYHLERDEEALAVLSKVVLNDQVYHPLDRVDLLTAYAYKAKIFAKQGRLEEARHEVRFAYDQVKDYPPSEYADLIRQTYQELHDN; translated from the coding sequence ATGACGACTAAACTGACCATCGGCGACAAAGTCAAACAAATGCGTAAAGCCAAGGGCCTTACGCAGACTGACCTGGCCGGAGAACATATGACCAAAAGCATGCTTAGCCAAATCGAGAACGGACGGGCGTTGCCTTCTATGAATACGCTGCAATTCCTTGCCGGGCGTCTGGGTACAGATGCGGGGTATTTCCTGGAGGGTGAGCACGAAGCGGAGCTGGGTCCGCTCGTCCGTAAGATCGAGCAGCAGTACAAGGCGAAGCAGTATAAGGAGATCGTTGCGGAAATCCAGCCGCTGATGAAGGATACGCTTCCGATGGCAGTGGATGCCGCACGGCTGATGGAGTTTTATGTGGGCTCCTGTTACCACACCGGAACAGAGGGCGGAGAAGAAGGAATCGAACGGGCTGTTGAAATCTATGAGCGTTTCGGTTTATTTGTAGAGCGTGCCAAGATTCAGTATTTGGCTTATGCTTTATTGTTTGCCAAGAGCAGATACCAGGACGGGCTGGAACTGATTCGCCGTGTCCGTAAAGAATATGTGAGCAATAAGGTAGGCAACGATTTTTTATTTGAAATCGATCTTTATTATGCGGAAAGTGTTACGTTGTCTGCACTGGCAGATTACTCCGGCAGCCGGGAAGCTGCCTTGGCGGCACTTAAGCTGTCGCATGAAGAAGGAGTCTACTCATTGTCGGATCATCTGTACCGTCTACTCTCCCATCTGGCCCTGCTTCACAATGATCTTGAGCAGGCAGAGGCATACTTAAGCAAGGCAAAGCTGTTCGCACAGTTCACAGAAGCTGCGGAGTCACTGGAACTGGTGCACCTTGGCGAAATTAGACTGGCACTTGCGAAGCAGAGTTACGGGGAAGTGCTGGTACTTGCGGAGCATTATCCCGCGAAGGACAGCCAGTTCATGCCTTTTGTCCATATGATGATGGGGATCGCGCACTACCATCTGGAGAGGGATGAAGAGGCACTGGCGGTCTTGTCCAAAGTAGTATTGAACGACCAGGTCTATCATCCGCTTGACCGGGTCGACCTGCTCACTGCCTATGCATACAAAGCGAAAATCTTCGCGAAGCAAGGCCGTTTGGAGGAAGCCCGCCATGAAGTCCGGTTCGCCTATGATCAGGTGAAGGATTATCCGCCTTCTGAATATGCGGACTTAATTAGACAAACCTACCAAGAGCTGCATGATAATTAA